From the Bartonella tribocorum CIP 105476 genome, the window AAAAGTATCTATTTTTATTTTTGATAATTTTGATATTTCTATCAGAAAAAATGATCATTTTTTATGATATAAAAATATATATTTATTTGACATTTTTTTTGAATAAATATATATCAGTTTAAATCTAAATTGACGTTTTTACTGAACATGACAAAATTTTACGCATATTTACGAGTTTCTCGTGATGGACAAGATACAGAAAATCAAAAGTTTGGATTGCTAAAATATGCTAACAAACATGGCTTTGCCCCACTTCACATTGAAGAGGAAATTGCAAGCAGAGGAAAAGATTGGCGCAAGCGTAAGCTTGGTGCTTTAATTGAAAAAGCAGAACGAGGAGATGTATTATTAACTCCTGAATTTTCTCGTATAGCTGGTTCTTCTCTTGCTGTCCTAGAAATTCTCAAAGCCGCTAGTGAACGTGGTTTAATTTTTCACGTGACGAAACAAAATCTTATCATGGACGGTAGTTTACAAAGCGATATCATCGCAACTGTATTAGGTATGGTAGCACAGATTGAGAGACATTTAATTCAAACACGTACAAAAGAAGCGTTAAGCGTTGCTCGTCAACGAGGGATAAAATTAGGACGCCCAAAAGGAAGCACTGCTACGCAATTAAAGCTGGACAATCACATTGATGAAATTCAAGCATTTATAAATGTTGGTTTATCACAAAACCGTATTGCTAAGACATTAGGAGTTAGTGTGAACACCTTACGTTTATTTATTGAACGCAAAAACATAAAGCTTACAAAGATGAAGCCTATCATTACCATGCCAA encodes:
- a CDS encoding recombinase family protein, with amino-acid sequence MTKFYAYLRVSRDGQDTENQKFGLLKYANKHGFAPLHIEEEIASRGKDWRKRKLGALIEKAERGDVLLTPEFSRIAGSSLAVLEILKAASERGLIFHVTKQNLIMDGSLQSDIIATVLGMVAQIERHLIQTRTKEALSVARQRGIKLGRPKGSTATQLKLDNHIDEIQAFINVGLSQNRIAKTLGVSVNTLRLFIERKNIKLTKMKPIITMPRT